AATATGTGTTATTAAAAATATTAAAGACAGTTGAAAAATATCTAAATGCTTTTTTGCATATATAAATCTAGACTTTCTTAATATTGAATAGATCCACCATGGTTTAGAACTACTACTTTGATTCCCAAAATGGATTACTTTAGATTCTGGTACAAAAAGTGTCAAATAGCCTTTATCAAAACATCTTTTACACAGATCATTCTCTTCAAAATACATAAAGAATTCCTCATCAAAACCTTTTAACTCATAAAAAAGATTTCTTTTAATCATAAGTGATGCACCGCTAATTACTTCAACAAATTGCTTTTTGTTAATATCAGCATGTAACATAAATGAATCTGAAAACAATTTATAACTTGGGAATAGCTTATCTAACCAAAAAAACAAGCAGAATATCCTCCATGCATTAGGGAAAGACATTATTGAAATCTGGTAAGAACCGTCTGGGTTTAATAAATATGGTCCTACAATGCCAATTTTATTTGATTGTTTAAAACCATTCAAAAGTTTTTCAATAGCACCTTTTTGAACAATTGTATCAGTGTTTAGAAAAAGTATATAATCCCCTTGTGCAAATTTGCTTCCATAGTTGTTTCCTTTACCAAATCCAAGATTAACATTTGATCGAATTACATTTACTTGAGGAAATTCTGATTCAACTAAATTTGCACTATTATCATTACTAAAATTATCTACAACAATAATCTCAAAAACTATAGTTTTATCAATAATTGATTCATAAACAGATTTAATTGCATTAATTGTTAAGTTACAAGTATTGAAACTTAACATTATAACACTTATATCACATTTAAAATTATCCATTATAATTTTAAAGTTCTAATTAAGTTAAATTCCTTAATTTTAAAAATTCTAAGAAACATAAAAGAAATTATTAAAATTATAATAGGAATAGAAATTCTTAGGACAATATTTAAATCTACACATAGATATAAACTTAATGGAATTAATAATAAAATAGGTAAGAATTTTATGAAACCATTTAAAATGCCTTTTCTCATCTCTAATATCATAGAATATAATTGAAACAATATTACACATAATGTTGAAAATATTTTTACATACATAATACCAACAACTCCAAATGAATTAATTAAAGCTAATTGTAAACAAATGGCAATAGATAAACCAAGTAATGAACCATAAAATACTTTAATTCTAAATCCTATCGCTAGTAACATTTGATCAAAAAATATGATAATAAAGCTTAACCCACTAGTTATACTGTAAATTTTTAATAAATGAGTTTCACTTGAGTATTGTGATCCAAAAATTGTTATAATATTTTCAGAAAATATATTAATAATAACATAAATTGTAAGAGAAATTAACAAAAATACTTTAAACACAAATTCTAATAAGCTTTCCATTTTTATATCATTTCTTTGTGTTTTGTACAATTGGGTAACAACTGGAGCAATTCCAATTGAGAGCATCACTGGAACAAAAACTATACCTTGAAAAGGCCTAAATGCTGCGTTATAACCAGCAATATCTGAATTTGATAAATGACCACTAATTATAAAAGTTTCAACTTGTGAGAACAACTGACCAATTACAGACATTAAAGCAATTGGTAATGTAGTTAAAATTATAGATTTATAATATTTAAATTTAATGTTGTATTTAAATACCTTTTCATTTATTAAAAATTTAAATAAAGGTAATGAAACAATTAAAAACCCTAAAATACTTGAAGAACCTAAAATTAAAAATATATTAAATAATGTCAGTGTATTGTAAAATTTAAGAATTAAAATAGATACTATTCCAATAACTCCATCAATTAGTGAGATTGCAGAAACCAGATAAGTTCTTCCTTTAAGCCTTAAAACAGCTTCAAAAAATTGTCTTAAGCCACTTGCTTTACTACTAAATAATGCAACCCCAAAAAATAAATTAACATACCAAAGTAAATCAGATTTATTGTAAAGTATAAGGTATAAATTTATCCCTAAAAACCCGAGGAATATAGTTACACAACGTAAAATAAAACCAGCTTTAAATATTGGTGAATTGGTTCCATTTGTTAACGATATCTTAGGATAAACAGTAGCAATTATCCCAAAATCAATAAATGATATAGTGACAATTAAATATGAAGAAACTAATGAGAACAAACCAGCATCATCCTTAGTTAATGACCTAAAAATTAATGCAGTAGTAGCAAAGGAGATAATAGCTCCAAATCCTTGCAAAATAACAGATAAAATCAAATCTGAGCCAATATTGATTTTTTTTAACGACTTAAAAATAATGTTTAAATGAAATGGATTAGAATTAAAGAAAAATATGTGTAATTTATTTCAAAAAAATTATTATTTAGTATAAAAAGTTAAAACTGATTCACCAAAAGACCTTGTGAGAAGCAATTTTAAATTAGTAAATTGCAAATCTTTAATAAAATTTGAATGCTCAAAAACAAAAATACCTGAAAATTTTAAAGTTCTAGAAATTAAATCTGAAGAATTCAAATTAAAATATGCACTTGAAAAATAAGGAGGGTCTGCAAAAATTAACTCATAATTATCAGTTTTGGAATTCAATAGAAATTCAATACAATCCATGTTGTAAACTTTTGCTCTTTGAATTAAATTTAGACCATTAATATTCTGAGTTATATTGTTTGAACACATTTTATTAAGTTCAATAAAATCGCAAGATAAAGCACCACGACTTAATGATTCAATTCCTAAAGCTCCAGTACCAGAATACAAATCCAAAACTTTTAAATTGTTAAAATTAATTCTTGAATTAAGTATACTAAATAAACTTTCTCTTACTCTATCAGTTGTTGGTCTTAAACCATCTACTTTAATACTATTAATTAATCTTCCACGCAGTTCCCCTGAAATAATTCTCATTTAACTTTTATAAAATTTTTCATTTTGTTATACTTTTTGTCACCGATACCGGAAACATTTAAAAGATCTGTTGTCGATGAAAACTTATTTAATTTTCTATACTCAATAATTTTTTCTGCAATAGATTGCCCAACACCAGGTAACTTAATCAAATCATCAATAGGATCATTATTTATATCTATTTTTACTTTTGGTAAATCCTTTTTATAACTTTCATTGTGTTTATAGTCGTTAATATTTGAACTATTTTCAATATTACTTGAGGGAATAAATAATGTTAATTCAGAATTTGTTTTGGTGTTATTTAAAGAGTTAGTATCATTAGAATTTGAAAAAATAGTATCAGATTGAAATTGTTTATTAATAACATTTTCAATATTTTTATCGGTATTAGCGTTTATAATTGAATCGTATCGAATTGCAAGTTTGAGCATATCTTTAGTTTGAACATCTACATTATCATTTGAAAAAAGTGAAAATACAAAACCTATTATTCCAATTGCACTTAATGAAAATGCAATTATAACATCTGATCTGGTAATACCTAACTTTGAGGATAAGTTCTCAATTGGTTTCATAGAAAATAAATTTAGGGTTAATAAGCAATCTTAATTCTATTTTGCAAGATAAGGAAAGCAATGTAAAATAAAAGTTTAAATAGAAATTTTTTGTTAAGTTTAATATAAATAAAAAAAAATGTCAAATTATTACGAATCATCAGATTTAGGGAGATTTGCTGAAGTTGGAAAGCATAATAAAGAGTTAATGGATAAGTTTTTTGAATATTATGCAATGGCAACAAGTACAGAAGGAGCATTATCTAAAAGGGAGAAACAATTGATAGGTTTAGCTGTAGCACATACTATTCAATGTCCATATTGTATAGATGCATATACTCAAGGTTGTCTAGAAAATGGTGCAGATCCAAGCCAAATGACTGAAGCAATTCATGTTGTAGGAGCTGTTAGGGGTGGAGCATCTTTAGTTCACGGTGTACAAATGTTAAACAAATTAGAAAAACTTGGTGCTTGAAATCTAATCAATAAGTACAATTTTAGATAAATACTTTTTATTAACCTTACTAAATCTAATAAAATAAGTGCCAGCTGGTTGTAAATTACCATGTATGTCTTTACAATCCCAAATTAAACTTCTTTGTATCAAATTTTCAATAGGAAATGAATAAATTTCTTGTCCTAGAATGTTCATTATTGTGACTGATGAAATACTTTTATCATTAATTGATATAATTAAATAATTACGAAATGGATTTGGGGAAATTAAGGCAATTTTATTAGTTGAAACAAAATCAACTGTTCCAATATTTTTAACTTCAAGTTCAATCGGTATTAAAAGTGTAGAATCATCCGCCATAACTCTAAGCAAAGCTTTATAAAGGCCTGGTAATGTATATATATCTGGAGAAGCAGTTATTTTAATACCAGCTTTTAAATTTGGATTTAGGATAAAAGGAACTTTATAGTTAACAAACTCAACTTTTAAATGTTTAATAGCGTCACCAGAAGTTAAATCAATTAATTTAATTTTTGAACTATCATTACAAATATTTGTTGTTAACTCTTTAAAAATCGAAGTAGATTTATTCTGTTCTATAGAAATCCTAATAATAGTATCCCTAATTAAAGCAGTTTTAAAACAAATGTTATCATATATTTTAACATTATTACTATTCCCATCATTATCTGATATCGAAATTAATAATTCACCGCTTGGATCTGATATGGCTTTAAATATAGGTTCAGCATCATCATTTAGGTTACCAGAAATTCCATCATCAACAATTTTCCAACCAGGTGAATTAAAAAGATTAATTTCATTTATTCCACTCGAATAACTCTGTGATTTATCTGAGATTTTAACTTTTAAAGTGCCCTTTACTTTATTTTCAATAACTCCTAAAAAAACTGGAGCTTTTGTATCAGGTTCAATTTGAGTTATCCATGTAGGATTTGTCCATCTATAAAAATCCCCAACAGCATTACCTCCTATTAATTCTGTGCAAATTGGAAATTCTGGTGATGAAACCATTATATGAGATCCAGAAGATATATTTATTGTATCCCAATACCAATCAGATTTATTAATTTGATTAAAATTTATGCTTGAAAATTTTTCAATTAATTTAACTCCATCAAGGGTAATTTTATTTAATGGATTTGAAGAATCAGAAATTGCTTTTAACTTGTCGCCTTTAGCAATTATAACAACTTTATGAGTTTTAAAATTATCGGAATTGATATCAATTGGAGCGCTAAAAATAGTATTAGAAGAGTATGAAGAAATAGGAACTAAAGGAATCATACTAGGAGCATTATCAGCTACGGGGAAATCTCCACCAGAAACACGAAGCTGAGAAATAAAAACTGGATTATTTGAACTCCAAATAGTGGTATTATTTAAACGTAAAAAATTTATTTGAGATAAATCTAAAACATCACCTCTATCCATTTTAAATGTGTCAATATCTGCAGGTAAAAATGGTCTTAAATTTTTAACTATTAAGCGAGTACTATCTTTGGAAGCAACTACTCTAAATCTATCTCCTTCACTTCTTGATGGTATTGCAATATATTCTTTTCCCCATAGACTGTCTGGCAACATCATAAATGATTGATGTGAACTAAAAAGTCCAGTTTGGTATTTAGCATCAACAGTGATAGGAGTTCTAGTGTGCCCACAAATCAAACCAATTGGTTTATTCGATTTAATAACAGAAGAAGTTAAATCTCTAACTCCAAGCTCACCTTGCCTTGCTCTAACTAAATAAGTTTGTCCTTTATTTAATTTGAAGTTTACTTTCTGATTTGCAGAATACTTTGTAGTGTTTGCACTTGGAATTACTGTAACTTGTGTACTATCTTCTGAAGCTATAATTAAGAATTGGCAAACTTTGTCATTGTCTGCATTTGGAAGAGTAACAGATAAATAACTAGTACCCCAAAAATTTATTGGAATTACTGCAAACCCAGCAGATGATTTATTACGTGAGTTAAGTGTAAATACAGAAATTGGAATCCTTGATGTGATATGAATTGAACCATAAATTGGAACTTCAGAAACCTTTTGTTCTAAAGTTAAATCAATATTTATAATTGATGTTTTACCAGCTTCTAATTTAACAGTTTTAGATGGTTGATTAGGAATTTCAATAGTACAAACTGTGTTCTTTTCAGAAGTTAAATAAAGACCCATAAATCTAGAAGCAGAAGCATTATCATTTGGCAAGAATGCTGTATAATAATCTGTGCCAATTGTTGATGGAAGAACTAAAGATGACTCAATGCTTTGTGAAAAAGCATTATTAAAAACTAAAAACAGAGTTATATAAAAAAATAATAATCTCAAAATATAAATATTAAATTTCTAGAAAACTAAATATAAAAAAATTAAAACTAATTATGGTGATGGAACAGTCTCTAACAATACACTACTTGAAATAAGATATTCTTGGTTATTAACAGGACTTTTTCTACGTGGAACAGAGTTCTCTATTGTTTGTATTGCTCCAACTCCTTTTGCATAAGATCTAATATATGATGAAATAATATCTCCTTCATCAAGACTATTTATATCAATAAGTTCATACTTCACAACAACTATGTCATGATAATTAACTCCTTCTAATTGAAGTTCACTAAGCTTTTCAATAACAGTTGCTCTGGTTAATGGAATAGTTTCAATATCATCTTTATAATCAGAAATCCAAGTTTTATCTTTAACCAAAGGTCCAACCAGAGCATATTTTGCATAAGGAACGTTCATAGTTATTAAAGTATCTTTATTTAAAGGTATAAATCCAAAATTATTACCAGATGAACCACCTTTCTCTTTCATCTGAAAAAAATATCTACCTTTATAAGAATCTTTATTAGAAATTTGGATAGAAAAATCTTCATTAGAAACTCCCTTAGATCCATTTACATCTGCTTCTGTTCGATACCTCATTAAGGTCCCAACTTTAGTTGGCCAAGAAAATGAACTAACATCTTGCCATTGTTCTTCACTCGGGGAAGTAATTCCACATGAATTAACAAATAGAAAACTTAACAAAACAAACAATATACTTTTCATAAATAATTACTAAATTTTTTAAAATTAATGATTATGATTTAGCATCAAAACCTTCTGATTACTAGAGAATTAGAATCTAACATACAGCCCATATCTACCTTCAATCATAGTACCTTGAAATTTATCTAGTGCTTGTGAACTAGTACCAATATTCTTATTTACTTTTTTAAATGATTCTCTTTCAGCAGTTAAATCATAACTATATTGAGATAAGCCACCACCAAATTGAAGACCAATATTATTAGATAACATCAAAAGAATAACTAAATCTGCACCAGATTTTTTACTTGTACTAGTACCACCATAAGAACCTTCAATCTCAGCAGCTAATATCTTTGAAATTGGTAACCTATAGTTACCAAAAATTTCAAACCAAACTTTCTTTTCTGCGATCATTTTTGGATCTAGAATTGGATATCCAGTCTCTGTTTGATTTCTTGTTGATAATGAAATTGTTGATATTGTACCATAAGCAGCCCTACCACCAACTCCAACTCTTCCATCTAAAAATCTATAACTTATTCCTAAACTTCTATTAGAAAATTCTAAATCTGGGTTAAAAATGCCTATTGGTTCTGGAGTAATAAATCCAATTCTTTCATTAAAGCTAAATTCAATACCATTATTTGTAAATGGATTTTTAACATTATTTTCAATCAAAGGATTAGATAAATTTTCATCCTTTTTGAATTGGGTTTTACCTAAATCTGAATTTTCAATTTTCAAATTCTCACTTAATTTAACTTCTTCATTTGGTTTACTAGTCGAAACTTTTGATTTGATTAGTGCTAAATTTAAAGAATCATTCGAAAATTGTAAAGCTGTTAATCTGTTTTTAAAACCATTATCTTTAGAAAATTTATCATTTTCACTTTTAACACTACTAGGAACTTTTTTCTCAATAATTTTATCTCTATAAATTACTTTTGGATTTGAACTTTTATTTAAAGAAATTAAATTAGTATTTGATTTTGTTGATGGTTCAATTAATAATTTATCGTCAGTTTTATTTAACGATGAAGAACTTTTTGACAATTGAGTTTTGAAATCCAAATTATTAATTGATCCTTCATTTAAAACTGCTAAAGATTGGATGCCTTTGTTAGAAAATTTATTTGTAGAATTACTATTGAATAATAAATTAGAACCTAAGATGTAACCAATAACACCCGCACAAATAAGAGCACTACTTCTTAAAGCCCATTTGGTAATAAATTTGTTAAACAAGAATTTATTAGCAGATAAAGGAATATTAGGAGTGATTGAATTGCTAATGTTACTCCAAATAGAATCAGCCTCATTCGAAGTTAGAACGCTTGCAAATCTATCAGATTCTAATACTGAATTTAGTTTGATATGTTGTAAAAAAATCTCACGTTTTTCTGGGCTTACGCTAAGAATATGTAAAAGCTCTGTTGCTCTTACATCAGACAAACCACCCTCAAGTAACTGTTGAATTTCGTTAGTAGTCATGTTATTGGTTTATTAAATCTGAAGTCTAAGATTCTTTAAATTTCAATCTTATATTTGAATCTAGATTTAAATTATAATTCTAATTAAATAAATTTAGAAATTTTACTCTTCTGGAAATTTGAATAATGATGCAAGTTTTCCTCTTAAAATTTCTCGAGCTTTAAAAATTCGGAATCTAACAGTTGATAAAGGAACATTAATTAACTCACAAATTTGTGGATATGAATAACCTTCGTATTCAAATAAAATAATTGCTTCCCTATATATATCTGGTAACCTTTGTATTTCTTTGTTTAATATTTCACTCAAAAGCACATCTTGTTCTGATGTATCTAATGCATTATAGCCAAAATTAAATTCATCAAATTCTACAGTAATTTTTCTATCTCTAATAACATTTAAGCACAAATTACGAGCAATAGAATGCAACCAACCTGGGAAACTAGTCCCTTTTTTATAGGATTCATTTTTCTTGAAAACTCTTATGAAAACTTCTTGTAATACATCTTTTGCAGCTTCTCGGTCATTTAAAGTTCTCAAACAAAAATGGAATATTCTAGCTTTATACTTTTCATAAATTACTTGGAATGCGAACTTATCGCCACTACCAATTAAACTCATTAATTCATCATCTGTGAGCTCGGATATGTTTTGATTGCTACGTTTTATAAACACATCTGCAAGCGACATTATCTTATTATTTCGGAGTTGAAAATCTTTGTTGTTAAAGCAAAGAAGCAAAATAAACACTTTTGCTATTACTAAACACTTGAAATTTTGATTTGTTAGTAAAAATGTATTGCCAAATTGAATACTAAGATTAATTTATTAAATGTTAACTAAATTTGCAGAGATTAATTTATTAAATGTTAAATAAATTTGCAGATAAAATTTTGATTAAAAATAAATGACTAATAAAGAAAATGGTTTAAAGAAAGTACAAGAATTAGTTATTCGATTTAACGAGCAATATCCTGCATATAAAAAATCAGATTATTATGAAAATCAAACACGTAGAGATTTTATTGACCCATTTTTTAAAGCATTAGGTTGGGACATTGATAACGAACAGGGATTTACCGAAAGTTATAGAGAAGTAATACACGAAGACAAAGTAAAAGTTGGGAAAGCAACTAAAGCACCTGATTATTCATTTAGATTAAGTGGAGGACAACGCTTATTTTTTGTAGAAGAAAAAAAACCAAGTGTATTAATAAAAAGACGATATTCAACCAGCTTACCAAGTTCGTAGATATGGCTGGAGTGCAAAATTAAACATAAGTGTAATTACAGATTTTGAAGAATTTGCCGTTTACGACTGCACCAAAAAATCAAACCCAACAGACAAAAGTAGTGTTGCAAGAGTTAAATATATTACATTCAACGACTACGAAATCGAATGGGATTTTCTTTGGAGTACATTTAGCAAAGAAGCAGTTTTAAAAGGAAGTTTTGACAAATTTATTGGAAGTAATGTCAACAAAAAAGGAACTGCAACTGTAGATAAAGAATTTTTAATTTCATTAGACACTTGGAGAACTTTACTTGCAGAAACGATAAGCAGAGAAAATAAGTAATTTGACGAAGACGAACTAAATTTTGTTGTTCAACAAACTTTAGATAGAATTATATTTTTATGCATTTGCGAAGACCGTAGTATTGAACCTTAAGGAAGATTACTAGACTGCATTAAAAATGGAGACTATTACAAAAATCTACTACAAGAATTTATACAAACAAATAACAAATATAATAGTGGGCTTTTTGATTTTAAAAAAGACAAATTAAGCAACACACTTGGAATAAATAATAAAACACTCAAAACAATTATTAATCAATTGTATTATCTAGAGTGGCCCTATGAATTTTATGTTTTTAGTGTTGAAATTTTAGGAAGTGCTTACGAGCAATTTTTAGGAAAAACCATAACAATCAATAACCGTGGGAAAGCAGTTACTGAACTAAAACCCGAAGTAAGAAAAGCAGGTGGTGTTTACTACACACTGTATAGCCCTGAAATAGGTTGACTCTAAATAAGCGGATAAGTCAACTTAAAACAGGACAAAAAATGAGTAAAAAACAAAGTTCTCTTCGAGCCGAAGCACAAAAACTTTTCTATAAAGAAGAGTTCAAACAAAAAATTGTAAATGAAGTATTGAGTGGTAAACTCAATAAAACTCAGGCATCTAATCTTTATGGTATAATAGGCAAAGCAACTATACTTTATTGGATCAGACAAAGCCAGGGTCTGAGTGGAAGAGACTTAGCTCTACCCAAACAAATTGCTAATTTTACCGAAATGAAAAAGAATTTTACAGACAAAAAACTTGAAGAAGAAAATAAAGAGCTTCGGGTGCTTTTACGTGTGGCAGAACTGCGAGCTGACCTCTGGCAACGCAACATTGAAATTACAGAAGAAAAGTTTGATATTGAAATCACGAAAAAGTTTAGAGCCCAAGCATTGCATCAATTAAAGAGCAAAGACCAAAAGAAAAAGTAATTGATATGTGTGCCACCTTTGGTAAAACAAAACAAGCATACTACAAACAACTTAAATCAGTTGAACTTAAGTCAATTACTAATGAAATAATGCTTGGGCTTATCGAAAAAAAAAGAACATTATGGAAACGTGGAAGCGGTAGAAATCTGCACTAAAGTTTGAAACATGAAATGGAAACTCATCATATAAAATTAGGTAGAGATAAGTTTTTTGACTTGCTCAGAGAAAACCATTTACTTATTAAAACCAAAAGATACAGAGTTAAAACCACATGTAGTTATCACCATTTCAATCGTTATCCATATTTGATAAAAGACATTGTTCCAGTAGACCCTAACCAAATATGGGTGTCCGATATTACCTATTTATGGCTAAAGGAAAAAATGATAGAATTGTTCTCATGTCGGAAACTGTTCTAGAGCTATTGCGAATGTATTATTTGGAGCATAAACCAAAGGAATACTTGTTTGAAGGACAAAAAGGAGGAAAATATACTGAAAGTAGTTTGGAGGAGGTGTTTCATAAAGCAAAAAGTTGGCAAAAATAAATAAAAGTGTTAGCTTGCATACATTAAGACAAAGTTATGCAACGCATTTATTAGAAGGCGGAACTAATTTGAGATACATTCAAGAATTGTTAGTCCATAAAAGTCCAAAAACAACTCAAATTTATACTCATGTTAGTACTGAAGGACTTGGTAGAGTTGTAAGTCCAATTGAAAAAATGAAATTAAAACTATGAAAATAAAGCAGTGTTTCAAAAACATAAAACCGGGGAAAGCCGTCTAAAAATGGCAGGTTTTGGAGGGTTTTGTGATGTAAAACTCTTTATATAACAGAGTTGTGTGCAATGCTAAAAGACACCGTACTACAAACAACCTACGCATAAATTTGTATCTTTGACTAGAATTTAATAATCATAATAAATGGACATAATTGGCAAAATAACAGGCATAAAATATCAAGTTCTTTTCACAGAGAATTTGAAAGATATGAAAATAAAAGGTTTTGACATAAATGAAATGCCTTCGTCTTGCTTGCTGACAAGTAATAAAAACACATTTGCTATTTCAAAATGGGTTTCACCCAAAAGAACTCGTTCCTATCCTTTTGAACGAGTATTTAACACCTTAAATATTTCTAAGAAAATTACTGTAATTCCAATTGTTAAAGATGAAGGTGCAGTAGGCGACAGGGATTTTATACAATGGGATACAGTTTCATTAATGTCTTTGTTAGACGTTTTTGTAATTTTTGCATATTATGACAAGGCGGATAAAGCAGACAAAAAGATAACTAACCAACAGTTTGACAATAAATATGTACTTTCTAAAATAAAAGAAATTGAACAGTATCATAGTTCTGCTCTACATTGGAATTTGAATGAGTTGAATACTAATTTGCACAAAATTATTGATAAAGTCAAAACCTCTTATGCCAATATTGAACAAACCACAAAAGTTAAACTGCACAATACAAGTGGTTTAGACAACTTTAAGGAGAAAATAGGCAAAGATGTTTCACTTTTTATGGCATTTTCAAGAGACAAAGCACAAAAAGCACAATCAAGAGAATTTGTTACTCTTCAACCAAAAGAAAGTTTATCTACACTTTCAAAAGCAAAAGTTACCATAACCAATTATTTAGGCGGTCAATACTTTTTAACTGTTGATGAAATAAAAATTACACCAACCAAAGTCAGTTTAATTGAAGGCAAACATAGTAAAAACGCTATATTACCAAGTAAGGGCGACATTAAAGACGGGTTATTGAAAATGATTTTATACTGTAATCTTTCAGAAGTTACTGCAAATGGAAAGAAAATAAAGAGCGAAGCCATTTTGAATTTAACTTCTTCTAAATTAAAAGGCGTAATTGCTTCTACAAGTACAAAAAAGGATATTACTCAATTCTTTTCCGAAAACTCGTTTTCTGACCTTCAAATAAAACTTGTAGAAACAATATTTTCAGAAGCAAAACAAAATAATTTTATCATTCAAATACAACATTCAAAATGATAAAAAGTCCATTAAGATACCCAGGAGGAAAAAGCAGGTCAGTAGATTTAATTTCTACCATTATTCCTGAATTTGACGAATTTAGAGAACCATTTTTAGGTGGTGGTTCTATTTTTATATATGCAAAACAACGATTTCCAAATAAAACATTTTGGATTAACGACCTTTATTTTGAACTCTATAAGTTTTGGGAAATGACCCAAAAAGATGTAGATACACTTATTGATAAAATTTATGAATGGCGTAATCAATTTCCAGTAGGAAAAGAATTGCATAAATTTTTAAATGAAAATTTAGCAAATTTTAATGATTTAGAACGTGGTGCGGCCTTTTTTATTTACAATCGGATTACTTTTTCAGGGACAAGTTTAAGTGGTGGATTTAGCGAACACGCTTTTACAGGTCGCTTTACAGAAAGTAGTATACAACGTTTAAATCAATTTGCAAAAGTCATTAATGGTTCAACTATCACAAACCTTGACTACGAAGAATTAGTAAATAAAGAAGGCGAAAATGTTTTTATTTTTCTTGACCCACCTTATTATTCAGCGACAAAATCTGCATTATATGGTAAAAATGGGAATATGCACAAATCATTTGACCACGTTAAGTTTGCCGAAAATATGAAAAATTGCAAACATAAATGGCTCATAACTTATGACGACAGCGAATACATTAGAAATTTGTTTTCATTTGCAAACATTATGCCTTGGGAACTTATGTACGGAATGCGAAATGTAACAGCAGGTGCAGACCAAAAAGGAAAAGAACTATTTATATCAAATTATTTAGAAGCGTTGCCCGAAAAACAACAATTGACATTATTTGAACCAACAGAAAAATATGAATAGAAAAGCACTGCACACAACAAGGTATTTGCGAAAAAGCGGGTTCAGTGCTAAATTGAACATTTGGTTTTCAAATGAACAT
Above is a window of Chlorobiota bacterium DNA encoding:
- a CDS encoding transposase, whose amino-acid sequence is MSKKQSSLRAEAQKLFYKEEFKQKIVNEVLSGKLNKTQASNLYGIIGKATILYWIRQSQGLSGRDLALPKQIANFTEMKKNFTDKKLEEENKELRVLLRVAELRADLWQRNIEITEEKFDIEITKKFRAQALHQLKSKDQKKK
- a CDS encoding tyrosine-type recombinase/integrase, with the protein product MAKINKSVSLHTLRQSYATHLLEGGTNLRYIQELLVHKSPKTTQIYTHVSTEGLGRVVSPIEKMKLKL
- a CDS encoding DNA adenine methylase yields the protein MIKSPLRYPGGKSRSVDLISTIIPEFDEFREPFLGGGSIFIYAKQRFPNKTFWINDLYFELYKFWEMTQKDVDTLIDKIYEWRNQFPVGKELHKFLNENLANFNDLERGAAFFIYNRITFSGTSLSGGFSEHAFTGRFTESSIQRLNQFAKVINGSTITNLDYEELVNKEGENVFIFLDPPYYSATKSALYGKNGNMHKSFDHVKFAENMKNCKHKWLITYDDSEYIRNLFSFANIMPWELMYGMRNVTAGADQKGKELFISNYLEALPEKQQLTLFEPTEKYE